One Rhodospirillales bacterium DNA segment encodes these proteins:
- a CDS encoding UbiD family decarboxylase, whose amino-acid sequence MTKDITNLRSTLEWLKSEGDLIETDKEVNPDLEITGLQKQFDGGPCMLFNNVKTKPNARAVTNLFGDIKVIEKMFGWSDSEERVKKVGWAIDHPTECVEISQEDAPCQEHVITENIKPNDWLTAIRHTELETELTIGSGISCVMGEYFDGGSHIGYNRMNFRWDEVGTLQISPGSHMWQIMTEHYHDDKPIPMTMCFGVPPAVTYMAGAGFDYAMLPKGCDEVGMAGTIQGSPVRKVKCRTIDAYTLADAEYVLEGYLHPRDKRYETKESEDADQQGKYFFHPEWAGYMGKAYKAPTFHVTALTMRKPESKPIIFPLGVHTADDANIDTSVRESAIYNLCDRLQPGVCTNVHIPYAMTDWGGAIIQVKKRNKIEEGWQRNFLTAVLACSQGARLVIAVSEDVDIYDMDDIMWCLTTRVNPQMDILNPHPGGIGQTFMPAERMTAGAGQQWTAANTVFEGGMGIDATVPYGYEQDFHRPVYPVDKVNAKDFFTDDQIENMKSRMQGWVLSLARTGR is encoded by the coding sequence ATGACAAAAGATATTACAAACCTACGCTCCACGCTGGAGTGGTTGAAGTCCGAAGGCGACCTCATCGAAACCGATAAGGAGGTCAACCCTGACCTCGAAATTACCGGTCTGCAAAAGCAGTTCGATGGCGGCCCCTGCATGCTGTTCAACAATGTGAAGACCAAGCCCAACGCACGGGCCGTCACCAACTTGTTTGGCGACATCAAGGTTATCGAAAAAATGTTCGGCTGGAGCGATTCAGAAGAACGCGTGAAAAAAGTTGGCTGGGCCATCGATCATCCGACCGAATGCGTTGAAATTTCTCAAGAAGACGCGCCTTGCCAGGAACATGTCATCACCGAAAACATTAAGCCCAACGATTGGCTCACCGCCATTCGTCATACCGAACTGGAAACCGAGCTGACCATTGGTTCCGGCATTTCCTGTGTCATGGGTGAATATTTCGACGGCGGCAGCCACATTGGTTACAACCGCATGAACTTCCGCTGGGACGAAGTTGGAACCCTTCAAATCTCACCGGGTTCCCACATGTGGCAGATCATGACCGAGCATTATCATGATGATAAGCCCATCCCAATGACCATGTGCTTTGGCGTACCGCCTGCCGTAACTTACATGGCCGGTGCTGGCTTCGATTATGCCATGCTTCCTAAAGGCTGTGACGAAGTCGGGATGGCCGGTACCATCCAGGGTTCCCCGGTCCGTAAGGTTAAGTGCCGTACCATCGATGCCTACACTTTGGCCGATGCGGAATACGTGCTGGAAGGTTACCTGCACCCCCGCGACAAGCGCTATGAAACCAAGGAATCGGAAGACGCCGACCAACAGGGCAAATACTTCTTCCATCCTGAATGGGCCGGTTACATGGGCAAAGCATACAAGGCGCCGACGTTCCACGTCACCGCGCTGACCATGCGTAAGCCTGAAAGCAAGCCCATCATCTTCCCACTTGGTGTGCATACGGCTGATGATGCGAACATTGATACTTCCGTTCGTGAATCTGCCATCTACAACTTGTGTGACCGTCTCCAGCCGGGTGTCTGCACCAATGTGCATATCCCCTACGCCATGACCGATTGGGGTGGAGCCATCATTCAGGTAAAGAAGCGCAACAAGATCGAAGAAGGTTGGCAGCGTAACTTCCTGACCGCCGTCCTGGCATGTTCACAGGGTGCACGTCTGGTCATCGCCGTGTCTGAAGATGTCGATATTTACGACATGGACGACATCATGTGGTGCCTGACCACCCGTGTTAATCCGCAGATGGATATCCTTAACCCGCATCCGGGTGGGATCGGCCAGACCTTTATGCCTGCTGAACGTATGACAGCCGGTGCCGGTCAACAGTGGACCGCAGCCAACACCGTCTTTGAAGGCGGCATGGGCATCGATGCAACGGTGCCTTATGGGTATGAACAGGACTTCCATCGTCCGGTTTATCCTGTCGACAAGGTCAATGCGAAAGACTTCTTCACCGACGACCAGATCGAGAACATGAAATCTCGTATGCAGGGTTGGGTTCTTTCCCTCGCCCGCACTGGCCGCTAG
- a CDS encoding CoA transferase, producing MLEPLRVLDCTGQLGWLTGRLLADLGADVIKIEPPGADLSAPEWRANNVNKRLLSLDIDSEKGRKAFLKMAADADFLLETAAPGSEQAKLFDPVGLLKANSKLIHVSITPFGRTGPRAEWKASDIELMAAGGAMSLAGEPDGSPLRVTVPQSPPWAASQAAVGAMIALNARGETGRGQHVDVSAQGAVIASIAHAPASWDLLGVNPSRAGAFMTGRSVKGAIFRVFWPCKDGFVNFIIYGGVAGRRTNEGLVDWMKTAGADLGVLADIDWAGYDSTQATQEEVDAMEAPIGKFFLTVPKADFLQQAFEREMLGYPVNNVADIAKDPQFEGREFWVDMPTGDQEGSTERHCGGFAVVDGKRLSVDRPVPLSGQHSREVLSQFGFEDGDIEGMIKDSTVGDKS from the coding sequence CTGCTTGAGCCCCTCAGGGTTCTCGATTGCACTGGCCAACTTGGCTGGCTCACCGGGCGACTCCTTGCCGACCTTGGCGCAGACGTTATTAAAATCGAACCACCGGGGGCGGACTTGTCCGCCCCCGAGTGGCGCGCCAATAACGTCAACAAACGCTTACTCTCATTAGATATTGATTCCGAAAAAGGCCGCAAAGCCTTCCTCAAGATGGCGGCTGATGCCGACTTCCTTTTGGAAACCGCAGCGCCCGGCAGCGAACAGGCAAAGCTTTTTGATCCTGTTGGCTTGCTCAAAGCAAATTCAAAATTGATCCATGTTTCCATCACGCCATTTGGCCGCACAGGTCCGCGCGCCGAATGGAAAGCAAGTGATATTGAACTGATGGCCGCTGGTGGCGCCATGTCGCTGGCCGGAGAGCCTGACGGCAGCCCCTTGCGCGTCACTGTGCCCCAATCGCCCCCATGGGCCGCATCACAGGCAGCCGTTGGCGCCATGATCGCCCTTAATGCACGCGGTGAAACCGGTCGCGGCCAACATGTTGATGTATCCGCACAGGGTGCGGTTATCGCCTCTATTGCCCATGCTCCTGCTTCGTGGGACCTGCTTGGGGTTAACCCGTCACGTGCAGGTGCGTTCATGACGGGGCGTTCTGTTAAGGGCGCCATTTTCCGCGTGTTCTGGCCCTGCAAGGATGGCTTCGTCAATTTCATCATTTATGGCGGTGTCGCTGGACGACGCACCAATGAAGGCCTTGTGGATTGGATGAAAACCGCCGGGGCCGATCTTGGGGTTTTGGCAGACATAGATTGGGCGGGGTATGATTCAACCCAAGCCACCCAGGAAGAAGTCGATGCCATGGAAGCGCCCATTGGCAAGTTCTTCCTGACCGTCCCCAAAGCAGACTTTCTCCAGCAAGCCTTTGAACGCGAAATGCTTGGCTATCCGGTTAACAACGTCGCCGACATTGCCAAAGACCCACAGTTTGAGGGCCGCGAGTTTTGGGTTGATATGCCCACCGGCGATCAAGAGGGGTCAACTGAGCGCCATTGCGGTGGGTTTGCTGTTGTGGATGGCAAGCGCCTGAGCGTTGATCGCCCAGTGCCATTATCTGGCCAACATAGCCGCGAAGTCTTATCCCAGTTTGGGTTCGAAGATGGCGACATCGAAGGCATGATCAAGGACTCTACCGTCGGAGACAAATCATGA
- a CDS encoding CoA transferase, which produces MTALPQALKGLKVIEVGGYAAGPWIGKVLANFGATVIHIEATERPDGFRLQYPPYKDGKKGINRSGCFSYFNDSKYAITMDVKKPGGLALARKLSDWSDVLVENMRPGVIDRIGLGYEDVKKTNSDLIFMSTCNMGQTGPRAATGGFGSQLSALAGFCGLTGDADGSPQLLYGPYIDFVAALVGTPLLLAALDRRRRTGEGAHIDVSQYECGAFFLGGALLDYHKNGTVIEREANNDAIAVPHNAYPCTDDGWIAASCWDDDEFKRLSQVVGQPGWTTDKRFADADGRRANVSDLDQGIGAWTAGKSADVCVDALQNAGVHAYKINSCADLFTDPQLAHRKNWRVRKHPEIDTQAHYFPGFDLSEQPGDVTAPAPLLGQDNEIVFKEFLGLSDDEYNELEENGVF; this is translated from the coding sequence ATGACCGCCCTGCCCCAGGCCCTTAAGGGTTTAAAAGTCATCGAAGTCGGTGGTTATGCGGCTGGCCCATGGATTGGCAAAGTGTTGGCCAATTTTGGGGCCACGGTCATCCATATCGAAGCCACAGAACGCCCCGACGGGTTCCGCCTGCAATACCCGCCCTATAAGGACGGCAAAAAAGGCATTAACCGATCGGGTTGTTTTTCATATTTCAACGATTCCAAATATGCCATCACCATGGATGTGAAAAAGCCCGGCGGCCTGGCGCTTGCCCGGAAACTTTCAGACTGGTCAGATGTTTTGGTCGAAAACATGCGCCCCGGTGTTATTGATCGCATTGGGCTTGGCTATGAAGACGTCAAGAAAACCAATTCAGATCTGATTTTCATGTCGACCTGCAACATGGGCCAAACCGGCCCCCGTGCAGCCACCGGTGGCTTTGGGTCACAATTATCGGCCCTTGCCGGGTTCTGTGGCCTGACCGGGGATGCAGATGGATCGCCGCAGTTGTTGTATGGCCCCTATATTGATTTTGTGGCGGCCCTTGTTGGCACGCCCCTTTTGCTGGCGGCCCTTGATCGTCGTCGTCGCACCGGAGAAGGTGCCCATATTGACGTTTCCCAATATGAATGTGGCGCATTCTTCTTGGGTGGGGCTTTGCTGGATTATCACAAAAATGGCACCGTCATTGAACGCGAAGCCAACAACGATGCTATCGCTGTCCCCCACAATGCCTATCCGTGTACCGATGATGGCTGGATTGCTGCATCGTGCTGGGATGATGATGAGTTTAAACGCCTGTCACAGGTAGTTGGACAGCCGGGCTGGACAACAGACAAACGATTTGCCGATGCCGATGGCAGGCGCGCCAATGTATCCGATCTGGATCAGGGAATTGGCGCATGGACCGCTGGGAAATCTGCCGATGTATGCGTTGATGCCCTGCAAAATGCCGGCGTTCATGCGTATAAAATCAACAGCTGCGCCGATCTGTTTACCGACCCGCAGTTGGCCCACCGCAAGAACTGGCGCGTCCGCAAACATCCGGAAATCGATACCCAGGCCCATTATTTCCCGGGCTTTGATCTTTCAGAGCAACCGGGTGATGTTACCGCACCGGCACCTTTGTTGGGCCAGGACAATGAGATTGTATTCAAGGAATTTCTGGGTCTCTCAGATGATGAGTATAATGAACTGGAAGAAAACGGCGTCTTCTAG